In Erythrolamprus reginae isolate rEryReg1 chromosome 9, rEryReg1.hap1, whole genome shotgun sequence, the genomic window ATCTCAGAGGCTTGCAAAGCTGCTAGTCGCAGTCTCCTTAAAATTTAATATACCTCGTTAATGCTTACTTGCAAACACTGAAGGATTTTTATGATTATAATCATGTGTTACAGCACCTAGTACTGTTTCTAAGTCGCATACTAATCAGCTTAATGAGATATTACCGCACTTTTTGTTGACTAAAGCAAAATCCTTTTTATTGTTCGAAAGCTTGTCCTTTACTTTATTTTCCCCCCAAACATTATCTTGTTTTATTGTGTACCAGTAAATATCAGGCCATCTCTCCAcgcaaccccctcccccccacaacACCAATCAAATCATAAAACCATATTTCTCATTGGAGAATGTGGAATTTATTGAGTATGCTTAATGGGACTGAAAGTTTTATAAATGGATTTCTAGTTTTGTTTCTTTAAAAGGGGCAGCGAGCAAGAGGCATCACCTTTCtcctttgtattgtattgtatttgtatatgtattgtatttgtattgtatttgtatttattagatttgtatgccgcccctctccgtagacttggggcggcaagTGTAAACAGGAATGGCATCCCAAGAAGGGGCCTGTAAGCTTAATGTGACTAGATAttcaatcgatcgatcaatcaatcaatcaatcaatcaatcaatcaatcaatcaaaacagaactggaagggatcttggacctTTTTTAGTCCAGCCTATACCCTAtaccaggggtaagcaaagttggctcttctatgacatgtggacttcaactcccagaattcctgagttagcataattggctcaggaattctgggagttgaagtccacaagtcatagaatagccaactttgcctacctctgtccTGTACCAtatcagacaagtgactgtccagtctcttcttaaaaaccagtgGTGAAGCatccaaaacttctggaggcaagctgtttcactggttaattgtcctcactgttaagaCGTTTCTCCTCAATTGCAGGTTGCTTctcaccttgattagtttctatccattgtttcttgccctgccctctggtgctttggaaaataaattaaccccgccttctttgtggcagcccattagatactggaacactgctatcatgttcacCATAGTCCTTCTTTGCTCTAGTCTAGCCAAACTTCaatcctgcaacctttcttcatacattttagtctccagacctataatcatcttagttgctcttctttgcacttttcccaaagtctcaacatctcttttgtaatgtggtgacccaATCTGGATGCCATTATTCTAGGTGTGGGcttattaaggctttataaagtggtattaatactccACGTGATTCTGATTCTATGCTTCCGTTTATAGAAACAAGTGTTGTATTAGCTTCTTTGGCTGCTGCTACTGGCTTATATTTAAGTGTTCATCCACTAGGACctcaaggtccctctcacagctaCTATGTTTGAACCatgtttcacctaatctgtacttgtacctttggtTTTGCTGCCCAGGTGTAAAatcttgcttttctccacattaaatttcagTTTGTTGGCtagggcccattgttcaagtctgtcaagatctttttggatcttGGGCTTGTCTCCTgtcagcttagtgtcatctgcaaatttgacgagttccccttctattccttcatcttagtcatttatgaagatattgaaaagtACTGGACCTAAGACAGAACCTTGTGATGTAGTACCGTTAAGGGCCACTCATTTAGtacagtttgtcagccagttgcaaatccatctggtggggATGGTATCTATCTCACATTTTTCTGGTTTACCAAGAAGTAGGCTgtgatctactttgtcaaatgccttcctGAACTCTAAACGTATCATGTCCACAACATTTCACTGGTCTACTGATTTAgttactttgtcaaagaatgaaataagattggtttggcatgatctctTTTTAACACACCCATGCTGGCTAACAGTTATAACTTTGTTTGGCTATAACTTTATAAAGGGTAATGTGTTCGTTTTAAAAACCTAATTAATCCAAGCAATCAAAAAAAGAACGCAGGGTAATGTAGGCCTCGTATAATTAAGATGAAACAATTGCAATGGTACATCATGCACTTGACATTTAATATACATTTATTGAGTATTGACTACAGGAGCATTGCACATGGTTTTGTTGTTTTCATAGATCTGCTGATAAAACTGTTCTACTTGAAAAATCTAAATTTTCTCCTCCTCTATTTTTGTTTTGCAGGAATGGAGGAAGCTAGTCTGTGCCTTGGTGTTTCTTCAGCGGGACCAGAATCTGATGCCCACCTGAACAGCTCCCTGCTCAATGGCCAGTATTCAATGAGTCAGAAGTTGCACCAGATCACGTCCCAGCTCACTCATGCCTTTCCTGAGCGTCAGACCAGACAGAGCCCTGAGGAAAAGGCGGTGGCCCTTCTAGAAGACAAGAGCCACATTTCGTTAGCCAACCAGCCTATCAGCAGTCAGATGGCCTTGTTGGCCAATCAACTCAACCGGGAAGTCGATACCAGTTTAAACGGGAGGGTAGATCTACAGCAGTTCTTAAATGGACAGAACCTAGGCATCATGTCTCAAATGAGTGACATAGAGGATGATGCTAGGAAGAACAGGAAATACCCATGTCCCCTGTGTGGGAAGCGCTTTCGGTTTAACAGCATCCTGTCACTACACATGCGCACCCATACTGGGGAGAAACCATTTAAGTGCCCCTATTGTGACCACAGAGCAGCTCAGAAGGGAAACCTAAAGATACACCTGCGTACTCACAAGCTTggaaacctgggcaaaggccgtGGGCGGGTCCGAGAAGAGAACCGGCTCTTGCATGAGTTGGAAGAACGGGCCATCCTGAGGGACAAGCAGATGAAAAGCAGCCTTCTGCAACCGAGGCCTGATGTCAAAGCTCACCCTCACACTCAGCCTGTCCCTCTGGCTAATTGCAACGTCCCCATGTCCACAAACCACAACACCCCTGATATCTCTAACCCGGTTCCCTCTCCGAAACCTGCCAGCGTCCAGGAAGAAGTGGTGGCCACGTCTGCTGGGTTCAGATGTACTTTTTGCAAAGGGAAATTCAAGAAGCGGGAGGAGTTGGACCGGCACATCCGCATCCTCCACAAGCCTTACAAGTGTACTTTGTGTGACTTTGCGGCATCCCAGGAGGAGGAGCTGATCAGCCACGTGGAGAAAGCCCACATCACTGCCGAGTCTGCTCAGGGCCAGGGTTCTAATGGAAACGGGGAGCAGGTGGCCAATGAATTCCGGTGCGAAGTGTGTAGCCAGGTCTTCAGCCAAGCCTGGTTCCTGAAAGGCCACATGAGGAAGCACAAGGATTCCTTTGAGCACTGCTGCCAAATCTGTGGGCGGCGCTTCAAGGAACCGTGGTTCCTCAAAAATCACATGAAAGTCCACCTGAATAAGTTGTCAGTGAAGAGCAAAGCCCCCAGTGACTCAGAAGTCCCCATACCTGTAGGGAGCATGTCCCAGGAAGCTCACGCCAACCTGTACTCCAGATACTTGTCCTGTTTGCAGAGTGGTTTCCTGCCCCCGGACAAAGCTGGCCTCGGCGAGCAGAACCAGGCTTACGGCAAAGGGGATTTGCCCATGAAAGAGCGTGAAGTCCTGGGCAAGCTCCTGTCTCCCATTGCTAGCCTCGGACATAGTCTTGCTGACGGGGACAAACATTCCTTACTGGGTTGTCTTAATCTTGTGCCTCCACTCAAGTCGAGCTGCATCGAGAGGCTGCAGGCTGCCGCCAAAGCTGCGGAGATGGACCCTGTCAACAGCTATCAAGCTTGGCAGCTCATGGCGAGGGGAATGGCCATGGAACACGGTTTCCTGACGAAAGAGCACCAGATCCAGCGGAGTCACGAAGACCCTTTGGCACACGCCGGAGTTCTGTTTGATAAGGAGAAGCGGGAGTATGTGTTAGTAGGAGCAGATGGCTCCAAGCAGAAAATGCCTGCCGATTTGGTTCACGGCGCTAAAATGGGCAATCAGAGAGACTTGTCAAACAAACTGGACCCTTTGGAAGGGGGCCGAGATTTCCTGCCTCGCGGCATGAACCCGGGGCTCGACTACAACATGCAGAGCCACGGGGGCACGAAGGAGAAGCCCACCGAGTGTCCCGATTGCGGGCGAGTCTTCAGAACCTATCACCAAGTGGTGGTTCATTCCAGGGTCCACAAGAGGGACCGGAAGGTGGAAGAGGAGATCCTCCAGGGGAGCATCGATGAGCGTCGTGGGTCCGGGAGTGATCAGGAATCCCAGTCAGTCAGCCGGTCAACCACGCCCGGATCCTCCAACATCACTGAGGAAAGTGGGATGGGCGGAGGCCTCTCGCAGACAGGAAGTGCTCAGGAAGATAGTCCCCACCCATCTTCACCTTCTTCCTCAGGTACGTCCCCTTTGCATGTTGtgtctcctcctttttttttaggttttaaaaatagactttatttaaacaattaaaagaaacaaaattaaaaaaaacatgcttaACATTGGTTGATgtttttaggcttacatttcagcagtttaccattcttttttctatataccTTCTAGATCTATTAAGTTTATTTACTATAATTTGTTCTCATTTAATTACCCAGTTATCACTTAAGCCTAGAGTGAATTTATgcatgataaagaaaaaaaagaaagaaaaaaaagaaaaagggaaaggtaaaagaagaggaaggaaagaaagaaaaagaaagaaatactatTGGTCAACACATTTAAGCAAACTATTTCTAAGTGTATTGATGTGATTAGTGAATTCTtcatttgcaaatacagtggtacctcatgatacgaacttaatt contains:
- the ZNF536 gene encoding zinc finger protein 536, producing MEEASLCLGVSSAGPESDAHLNSSLLNGQYSMSQKLHQITSQLTHAFPERQTRQSPEEKAVALLEDKSHISLANQPISSQMALLANQLNREVDTSLNGRVDLQQFLNGQNLGIMSQMSDIEDDARKNRKYPCPLCGKRFRFNSILSLHMRTHTGEKPFKCPYCDHRAAQKGNLKIHLRTHKLGNLGKGRGRVREENRLLHELEERAILRDKQMKSSLLQPRPDVKAHPHTQPVPLANCNVPMSTNHNTPDISNPVPSPKPASVQEEVVATSAGFRCTFCKGKFKKREELDRHIRILHKPYKCTLCDFAASQEEELISHVEKAHITAESAQGQGSNGNGEQVANEFRCEVCSQVFSQAWFLKGHMRKHKDSFEHCCQICGRRFKEPWFLKNHMKVHLNKLSVKSKAPSDSEVPIPVGSMSQEAHANLYSRYLSCLQSGFLPPDKAGLGEQNQAYGKGDLPMKEREVLGKLLSPIASLGHSLADGDKHSLLGCLNLVPPLKSSCIERLQAAAKAAEMDPVNSYQAWQLMARGMAMEHGFLTKEHQIQRSHEDPLAHAGVLFDKEKREYVLVGADGSKQKMPADLVHGAKMGNQRDLSNKLDPLEGGRDFLPRGMNPGLDYNMQSHGGTKEKPTECPDCGRVFRTYHQVVVHSRVHKRDRKVEEEILQGSIDERRGSGSDQESQSVSRSTTPGSSNITEESGMGGGLSQTGSAQEDSPHPSSPSSSDVGEEAGRSAGAQQSSMLRDRSLGSTMKDCPYCGKTFRTSHHLKVHLRIHTGEKPYKCPHCDYAGTQSASLKYHLERHHRERQNGAGSLSGQPQSQEHKEDPSSKASMFVRPEVLRGGFKGLPGIDFRSGMGSQQWSPGMLSPGDHPGHSIGISSEVSSDNMKDTPSKGARFSDLGRAYHSMVGNGVNFQGSLQAFMDSFVLSSLKKEKEKKDKVLSSCLPAKLLGSEPSEDKVPIKQRKTEKSQYEPLDLSVRPDAGSLPGSSITVQDNIAWHGCLFCSFTTSSMELMALHLQANHLGKAKRKDGVLGSIRNGKDQPREALASTNKANLLPTSLQSNKDSAVSNLIAQMDASERMAQGSKDSPAELKNSSWPGHVDSTFYNFAADFYKQFGVYSGVSGAHNSCTTADMDLKTQSEDDPPMMLSDPIHKNATDDLSDIASSEDMESSKEETIDEDDLEPESDLVNQPLPNPSKDSGDRADSLQSSAASKNSQGLVSPLPSSEKQWHSLNLLPTHEAAHVVMKPEPPSSPQILEKQVNMLSVLRAYSSDGLAAFNGLSSSTGSSGYIKRPDLCGKF